The window CCGTTTTTAAAACGGCATCACGTTTTTGTACCTTTTTATAAGTATACCCGCACATTACAATACTGAATTCATACAGTAATAAAAGCGGTAAAGCAGCCATGATCATACTTAAAACATCGGCAGGAGTAATAATTGCGGCAACCACCATAATTAAAACAATAGCATGTCTTCTGTAAGTTTTCATAAACTTAGGATTCAAAATTCCAATATTGGTAAGGAAATAAATTAAAACCGGAAATAAGAACACAACGCCCATTCCTAAAACAACCTGTAAAAACAGAGTAGTGTAATCACTAAGGTCATATAGAGGGATAATAATGTCTGAAATTTTAAAAATAACTCCAAAATTAACCGCAAAAGGTAAAATCAGGAAATATCCGCATAAAACTCCGGTCATAAATAAAATCCAAACCGAATTAATAATGAAAATCGAATTTTTTCTTTCATTAGGATGCAAAGCAGGACTTATAAATCGCCACAATTCCCAAACAATATAAGGAAAAGCAGCAACAAGTCCACCAAAAATAGAAACCGCCATCATCACATTAAACTGCTGATACAGTCTCTGAACTCTCACAGGAAATTCATCCGGCAAAGTAATGCTGTCTTCTCCTAAAACCCATTGTGAAAACTGATTCACCAGCTTAAAGGTGGGAAAGTCATTTCGGGTAGGACCAAAAAAGATGTGATCCATAATCCAGTTAATATTAAAACCGACAACAATTGCCGCTATAACGATGGCTAGAATAGAGCGTATCAAATGCCCTCTCAATTCCCCAATATGTCCAAAAAAAGACATGTCTTTATCTTCGCTCACAGATATTTTTTTAAGTTTCAAATGTATGAAAAGTTATTAGAGTTCTGCAGAACAAGTGTAATAAACTGGTATCTGAAAACTCATCACTTTAAACCTAATTAATTCCCTCGTCTAATAAGGTATGCAGATCAATAATTCCGAAATATTGCCCGTTTTCAGTTACAATTAACTGTCCGATATTGTTGTCTTTTAAAATTTTCATAGCTTCTTTTGCCAAAACATCTTTCTCTATTGTTTTAGGATTTGCAGACATGATATCTTTCGCCAAAACTTTAGAAATATCATCACCTTTCAACAACATTCTTCTCAAATCTCCATCGGTAACAACACCGATAATTTTATCATTATCTGTAACAACGGTTATTCCATGACTTGACGCGCTGATTGAAATAATGACATCTCTTATAGATGCGTTTTCCGAAACCTGAGGCTTTTGTGAAGAAAGAAACTGCTCAACTCTTGCCGTTAGGTTTTTACCTAAACTTCCACCCGGATGGAACTTTGCGAAATCATTTTCTTTAAAGTCATTCATTTCCATAAGGCATACCGCCAAAGCATCACCTAAAGCCATTTGATTAGTTGTAGAACTTGTTGGAGCCAGCTTATTTGGGCATGCTTCCAAATCTACATGGGTATCTAAAATAACATCAGAAAATTCTGCAAGTTTACTTTTTCTGTTTCCTGTCATTCCGATTAGAGCAGAAGAATAATCTTTTAAATAAGAAACAAGATTGGTGATTTCAGGTGAATTTCCCGAATTGGAAATACATAACACCACGTCCTGCTTTTGAATAACCCCTAAATCTCCATGAATGGCCTCTGAAGCATGTAAAAACTGAGACGGAGTTCCTGTAGAATTTAATGTTGCAACTATCTTATTACCAACATGAGCCGATTTTCCGATGCCTACCACGATGAGTTTTCCGGTAGCAGAATGAATCAATTCTACTGCTTTTACAAATTCGTCCCCAATTCTTTCTTTTAATTTTTCCAGTTCGGAAATTTCTATAGTCAATGTGCTTTTTGCAATTGAAATAATATTGTCTCTTTTCATTTTATAACGAAATTAGTAGGTAGATTACCATGGTTTCAATTTATACATAATATAAATTTGGTTACTAAAAAATTCTATTACTTTTATTTTAAGTAAAAATTTTATAACTTTGGATTGGATGCAAATTTAGCAATACAAAATTAGATGAGCGCAAAAAAAGCCAATTTATCAGGCGAATTAAAAAAATACTTCGGATTTTCTACCTTTAAAGGACAGCAGGAAGAGATTATTAATAATCTTTTAAATGGTAAAGATATTTTCGTTCTAATGCCTACAGGAGGCGGTAAATCACTGTGTTATCAACTTCCGGCTCTTATTTCTGAGGGTACAGCAATTGTTGTTTCACCACTTATCGCCCTTATGAAAA is drawn from Chryseobacterium muglaense and contains these coding sequences:
- a CDS encoding KpsF/GutQ family sugar-phosphate isomerase — translated: MKRDNIISIAKSTLTIEISELEKLKERIGDEFVKAVELIHSATGKLIVVGIGKSAHVGNKIVATLNSTGTPSQFLHASEAIHGDLGVIQKQDVVLCISNSGNSPEITNLVSYLKDYSSALIGMTGNRKSKLAEFSDVILDTHVDLEACPNKLAPTSSTTNQMALGDALAVCLMEMNDFKENDFAKFHPGGSLGKNLTARVEQFLSSQKPQVSENASIRDVIISISASSHGITVVTDNDKIIGVVTDGDLRRMLLKGDDISKVLAKDIMSANPKTIEKDVLAKEAMKILKDNNIGQLIVTENGQYFGIIDLHTLLDEGIN
- the tatC gene encoding twin-arginine translocase subunit TatC encodes the protein MSEDKDMSFFGHIGELRGHLIRSILAIVIAAIVVGFNINWIMDHIFFGPTRNDFPTFKLVNQFSQWVLGEDSITLPDEFPVRVQRLYQQFNVMMAVSIFGGLVAAFPYIVWELWRFISPALHPNERKNSIFIINSVWILFMTGVLCGYFLILPFAVNFGVIFKISDIIIPLYDLSDYTTLFLQVVLGMGVVFLFPVLIYFLTNIGILNPKFMKTYRRHAIVLIMVVAAIITPADVLSMIMAALPLLLLYEFSIVMCGYTYKKVQKRDAVLKTVQKS